TATTATTCACATTATAAGACATGTGTCAAGTGCTGCTTCACTTTATAGAGGTTATAGCTCCAAATATTGCTTGGTCTAAGCAGTCCGTGATTTATAGAAGATGCCAGTTGTCCTTGCAAAAGCCCACGAATTATCAAATGCAGAGTATTATTGCTATACCGGGATTGCAGAACAATCCAAACTGGCCACAGTTGTTGACCTGCTGGACGAAGTCCAAGCTATAAAGTGTTTTAATCCCGATGTCTCCTGTATCTGCAATATGCTTCTCGGTATTGACAAATAGCTGCATTCGACTAAAATGATGCTGTACCTGACGGTAAATAGTATGGAAACAAACTAATATGTTCGTGGTTGGTGATAAGATAGGTGTCAGAAGGGTGAAAGAAGTGCGGGTACTGTCACCTTGTTTATAAGGTGACCAGGGATTAGTATTTATTCAAAGAGACGGAGAGCAATGATGGCTACGCAAGACCACGAACAATACGTTAACTATCTGAAATCAATTATCAACAGCTTGGAGGATGAACTTCTGATAGTTGATAGAAATTATCGCATAATAGATGCTAACGACACGTTACTTTTAAGACGTAGAAAGAGCAGACAAGAAGTAGTAGGGCAATATTGCTACAAAATTTCTCATGGCCAATCTAAACCCTGCCGCTCTCCCTACCATGAATGTCCGGTTAAGTTGGTGTGGGCAACAGGTAAACCGACCCAGGTAACCCACATACATTCTTATGATACTGGAGGTAAAAAGCAAAAACGGTATCTTGATATTATTGCTTCTCCTATCATCGATAATCAAGGTAACACCGCTGCAGTTATTGAACTGATGCGTGATGTAACCGAGGCAAAAAAGATGGAGTTGAAAATAGCTAAACTGCATAAAGAGTTGCAGGAAAAAGATGAGATTCGTGGTGAGTTATTACGTCAGATTTTTTCCATCCAGGAAGAAGAAAGAAAAAGAATCGCCCGTGAACTGCACGACGAGACTTCCCAGACCCTGGCCGGTTTTGCGGCTAACCTTGAAGCGATAGCGCGTATGTTGCCAGACAATGTGGAAAGGGCAAAGGCTGAGTTGGGAAAAGTACAGGCTCTGTCTATTGACATACTCGATGAGATGCACAAGTTGATCTACGAGCTTCGTCCCTCCCTGCTGGACGACCTGGGACTTGTGGCTGCGGCACGATGGTTGGCGGAGAATAATTTAGGTGAAGCTGCAATTGCGGTAAATTTCAATGTTACGGGACGGCAGAGAAGGATGTCCTCTCAGCTGGAGGCGACTCTATTTAGGGTTATTCAGGAAGCAATCAACAACATCATAAAACATGCCCGTGCTAAAAATGTCATCATAAGCCTGGATTTCAAAAAGTATGCTATTAGAGTTCGTATACAGGATGATGGTAGAGGCTTTGACGTTCAGGAGGCCATAAGCGCCAAAGACAGACCCCGAGGATTGGGGCTACTGGGCATGAAGGAGAGAGTGGAACTCATTAACGGTAAACTGACCATCCGGTCACATCCTGGAGGCAATGGTACTGAAATCAATATTGAAATTCCTTATTCCTCAATAATGCCTCCACCAATAACAACGTCATCATCGTAAAAGACTACTGCTTGTCCCGGAGTGATTGCCATTTGTGGCTCCTCAAACCTCACATGGACTTTGTCCTTATCCAACGGAGTCAGTACTGCCGCTGCCTCTTTACTGAAATATCTTATCTTGGCTTTTACCCTGGTAGGTTTATCCAGCCCATCTACTGCTATCCAGTTTAACTCGGATGCAATTAGTTCGTCGCTGAATAATTCCTCTCGTTTACCTACCTGTATTGCATTTCTCTCGGGATAAATGGCCGTAACATACACTGCCTCATCGCTTGATATTCCAAGTCCCCTCCGTTGTCCGATTGTGTAATACGGGATCCCTTTATGCTGTCCTAAAATATTTCCCTTTCCATCTAATATCGGTCCTGGCTGTACCGCTGCTTTAAAGAGCGAATAATATCCACCGGAAATGAAATTCTGACTCTCTGGCTTATCATGTACATCGAGGCCGAGCTCAGAAGCTAGTTCCCTAACTTTATCTTTAGAGAAGTTCCCCAGGGGCAGAAGCAGACGGCCAAGCTGTTGTTTTGATACTAAAGACAAAAAATATGACTGGTCCTTGGTCTGGTCTTTTGCCTTTTTTAAAAGGCAGATTCGCCGACTTTCGTCGCATTCAATACGGGCATAATGACCGGTGGCGAAAAAATCAGACTCAATTCCCGCATCGCGGGCTTTCTCGATTAGCGCCCCTAATTTAATGATGCGGTTACACCTGATACATGGATTGGGCGTCCTGCCTGATAGGTATTCCTGTTGGACATAATCAAGGACCTCGGCCTTATAAACCTCCCTGAGGTCAAAAATATATAAAGGGATTCCTATTTTCTGAGCAACTTTTTGAGCATCCTCTACGTCCTCTTTCTCTCCTGGTCCATAGCACCCATGGTGCCGGCCTTCTATACCACATGCTTCACCTGACCATATTTCCATGGTCACTCCCGTTACATCGTATCCTTCACTCTTAAGAACAGCAGCGGCAACAGATGAATCCACACCACCACTCATCGCTGCCAAAACTTTTGTTTTCATTTCTACCTTACACGTCGTTATTCGTGATAATTCATTCATCTTTTTTCAGGTTACCCTATGGAAGATGGCCAACGCATTAAGAGAAGTATCGCGCTCGTCCCTTATTTTACAACTAATTATGCTGAATGATAATATGATTCATACATTCACGCTTGGAGAACGCCCGCAAGTTCAATAACAATAGGCGAGGTAATTATGAGCTTATATAAATCTCTTCAACAAAGAGAAGCAACAAATAAGCCTATAAGGATTGGTGTTATCGGTGCTGGTACCTTTGGTTCGATGTTCCTGGCACAAGCGAGGCGAACCCCCGGGATGAAATTGGTTGGCATCGCAGACCTTGACCTGGCAAAGGCAACGCAGACCTGCCAGGAAATCGGATGGGCCAGAGAAGCCATCGGTTACGAAAACTCAGCAGGCGCCATCAATGATAGTGCCAGCAAGGGAAAAATAGTATTGACCGATAACGCGGAGCAGCTAATCAAAGCAGACCTGGACGTTATTGTCGAAAGCACTGGAATTGCTGAGGCAGGAACGTACCATGCCTGGACAGCCATAGAGCACGGTAAGCATATAGTCATGGTAAATATTGAGGCAGATGCGCTATTGGGGCAGGTGCTCAATAGAAGAGCCCGGGAAAAAGGGCTGGTTTACTCTATGGCCTACGGCGACCAACCCGCGATAATTGACGAAATGATAGATTGGGCTCGTACCATAGGTGTCGAGGTAGTTTGTGCCGGCAAAGGAACTCGTTACCAACCCGAATACCATTATTCAACTCCCGACACCGTCTGGAGCTATTTCGGCTTTTCCGAGGAACAGCTTTCCACCGTTAAATTCAACGCCAAGATGTATAATTCATTTCTGGATGGCACCAAACCAGCCATTGAAATGTGTACGCTGGCCAATGCCTCCGGGTTAGTGCCGCAGAAAAATGGCTTGAAATTTCCCCCGGTAGGAGTCCAGAATCTAGCCAATGTGCTGAAGCCGGTGAATGATGGTGGCATTCTGGAACATAGCGGAACCGTGGAAGTTGTGGCCAGCGAACAAAGAGATGGGAGCCCCGTCAAAGACCATCTGCGTTGGGGAGTCTATGTTGTGTTCCAGGTAACGACGGACCATATGCGTCGATTTTTGGCTATGCACGATTTTGTTAAAGATACTTCCGGTGAGTATGCAGCCGCTTTCAGGCCCTATCACCTTATCGGGCTAGAACTGGGCATAAGCGTGGCCAAGGTGGCACTTCGTGGTGAAGAAACCGGCTCCGCGTATTTCTTCGCAGCTGATGTCGCCTCCGTAGCCAAGAAGGATTTGAAAAAGGGCGATGTCCTGGATGGCGAAGGTGGATACACGGTATATGGTCGTTTGGTTAGAGCAGACGATAGTATAACTGGAAGCTATCTGCCAATGGGGTTAAGCCGCAGCGCGAAACTACTGCGGCCAGTGCGCAAAGATTCAATTTTGACTTACCAAGATGTAGAATTGGATAAGAGTCAGTTATCTTATAAGATACGCAAAATATTGGAAGACGATTTCAAGCCGACCATAAATAAATAAAAAGAATACGCTATCAGTGGATATCGGTTTGACGTAGCATCTCTCAAAATTTTCCATTGCTGGCTCGGCATTCAAAAAGATATCCTTTGGATTATAATGTGTTAACTATGCATGGAGGATATTAACTATGAGGCTGAAGGAAAAGGTTGCGGTGATTACGGGAGGTGGCTCAGGTATCGGACTGGCCATTACCCAGGCTTTTAGCTCCGAGGGTGCGATTGTAGTCATTGCGGCGCGGACTGCACCCAAGCTTATGGAGATTGCCGATAGCATCAATTCACACGGAGGCAGAGCCAAGGCCATACCTACTGATATCAGCGACGAGAACCAGGTCAGGCAAATGGTGGCTCAGACACTGGCCGAATACGGGCAGATAG
Above is a window of Chloroflexota bacterium DNA encoding:
- a CDS encoding Gfo/Idh/MocA family oxidoreductase; the encoded protein is MSLYKSLQQREATNKPIRIGVIGAGTFGSMFLAQARRTPGMKLVGIADLDLAKATQTCQEIGWAREAIGYENSAGAINDSASKGKIVLTDNAEQLIKADLDVIVESTGIAEAGTYHAWTAIEHGKHIVMVNIEADALLGQVLNRRAREKGLVYSMAYGDQPAIIDEMIDWARTIGVEVVCAGKGTRYQPEYHYSTPDTVWSYFGFSEEQLSTVKFNAKMYNSFLDGTKPAIEMCTLANASGLVPQKNGLKFPPVGVQNLANVLKPVNDGGILEHSGTVEVVASEQRDGSPVKDHLRWGVYVVFQVTTDHMRRFLAMHDFVKDTSGEYAAAFRPYHLIGLELGISVAKVALRGEETGSAYFFAADVASVAKKDLKKGDVLDGEGGYTVYGRLVRADDSITGSYLPMGLSRSAKLLRPVRKDSILTYQDVELDKSQLSYKIRKILEDDFKPTINK
- the mnmA gene encoding tRNA 2-thiouridine(34) synthase MnmA, whose product is MKTKVLAAMSGGVDSSVAAAVLKSEGYDVTGVTMEIWSGEACGIEGRHHGCYGPGEKEDVEDAQKVAQKIGIPLYIFDLREVYKAEVLDYVQQEYLSGRTPNPCIRCNRIIKLGALIEKARDAGIESDFFATGHYARIECDESRRICLLKKAKDQTKDQSYFLSLVSKQQLGRLLLPLGNFSKDKVRELASELGLDVHDKPESQNFISGGYYSLFKAAVQPGPILDGKGNILGQHKGIPYYTIGQRRGLGISSDEAVYVTAIYPERNAIQVGKREELFSDELIASELNWIAVDGLDKPTRVKAKIRYFSKEAAAVLTPLDKDKVHVRFEEPQMAITPGQAVVFYDDDVVIGGGIIEE
- a CDS encoding PAS domain-containing protein; amino-acid sequence: MMATQDHEQYVNYLKSIINSLEDELLIVDRNYRIIDANDTLLLRRRKSRQEVVGQYCYKISHGQSKPCRSPYHECPVKLVWATGKPTQVTHIHSYDTGGKKQKRYLDIIASPIIDNQGNTAAVIELMRDVTEAKKMELKIAKLHKELQEKDEIRGELLRQIFSIQEEERKRIARELHDETSQTLAGFAANLEAIARMLPDNVERAKAELGKVQALSIDILDEMHKLIYELRPSLLDDLGLVAAARWLAENNLGEAAIAVNFNVTGRQRRMSSQLEATLFRVIQEAINNIIKHARAKNVIISLDFKKYAIRVRIQDDGRGFDVQEAISAKDRPRGLGLLGMKERVELINGKLTIRSHPGGNGTEINIEIPYSSIMPPPITTSSS